The sequence ACCTTTGAATACCTATGAGAACGAAGACTTTCAGATAGATACGGACAGATTGGAAAAATTAATAACCGAAAGGACAAAGGCGATAATAGTTAATTCACCGAACAATCCTACAGGAAGTACATTGACGCCGAAAACTATTGAAGGCATCAGAGATATTGCGGTTAAATATGATTTAATAGTAATATCCGATGACATATATACATCATTCTGCTATGAAGAACCTTTTATTCCCATTATATGTACGGATGGAATGAAAGAAAGGACAATAATCATCAACAGTTTTTCTAAGAATTTTACAATGACCGGTTGGAGAATAGGCAATATTATAGCTCCCGATTACATCATAAAAGTTATTCAGCAAATAAATGAAAATGTGGTATTTACTGCTCCGTCAATATCCCAGAGAGGAGCGATTTACGCATTGAGAAACAGAAAAAAGGTTCAGAAACCCATAATAGAGGAATATAAAAAACGTGTGTTTTATTCTGCGGACAGAATTAACGGAATACCAAATATGTCTGTCCTTAGTCCTAAAGGAACATTTTATTTATTTGTGAACATAAAAAGAACAGGATTGTCTTCGGCTGAAGCAAGCGATGCTCTTCTTAAAGAAGCTCATGTCCTTACTATACCCGGCATAGCTTTTGGAGAATGCGGAGAAGGATATATAAGGCTTGCATGTACTGTGGGAATCGAAAAGCTTAAGGAAGCCTTCGACAGAATAGAGAAAATGGAAATTTTCCATAAAAGTGGGGAGGATAAATTATGGAAGACACTAAGTTGAAAAAATCAAAGATGCCTGATCCATATGTTATTCTATTTGTATTAATTGTAATCATGGCATTGTTGACTTATATTATACCTTCAGGACAGTATCAGATGGTTAAAGCTCCAGACGGAAGAATGGTTGTAGATCCCGATTCATTTAAATACATCAAAGGGAACAAGGCAGGTTTATTTGATATTTTGAAAGCGTTTCCTAAAGGATTAAGCGGTTCGGAAAGCATAATATTTTTTATACTGATTATAGGAGGATCATTTAACCTGATTAATCAAACCGGAGCTATTATGGCAGCTATCTCTAAGATAGCCGTAAAACTTAAAGGCAAGGAAAATTTGATGATACCCATAATTGTTTTTGTTTTTTCTGTGGGAGGAGCTACAATAGGCATGAGTGAGGAACTGATAATTTTTGTTCCCTTAGGAATAGCTTTGGCAAGGGCATTAGGATATGATGCCATTGTAGGTACGGCTTGTGTATTGATGGGAGCTGTAGCAGGCTATACTTCGGGGGTTGTCAATCCTTTTAATGTAGGAGTCGCCCAAGGAATTGCGGGACTACCTATGTTTTCCGGAATCGGACTGAGAATAGTTATATGGATTGCAACGGTAATTCTTGTTTTGATATATATTTCGAGATATGCTAAAAAGGTTAAGGAAGATCCTAAAAATAGCCTTATATATGATATCGAACAAAAAGAGAAAAGTACGATTTTGGATTTGGAAACAATAGACCCTCTTACCAAAAAGCAAATACTTGTATTAATTATATTTGCATTAGGTATGATTACATTGCTAATCGGAGTATTCAACTTTGACTGGTATCTTACAGAAATATCAGCTGTATTTTTTGCAATGGGTATTATTTCCGGTTTGGTATATGGCATAAAACCAAATGATTTGGTAAAAGGCTTCATTGATGGAGTAAAGGATATTGCCTATGGGGCAATGATAGTAGGTTTGGCAAGGGGTATTCTTGTTATAATGCAGGATGCCATGATTCTTGATACTATAGTCCACGGTTTGGCATCGGTAATATCATTTTTCCCGAGAGCTGTATGTGCGCTTGGAATGCTCTTTGTTCAAACTATACTGAATTTTATAATTACATCGGGTTCAGGGTTGGCGGCAACGACTATGCCAATCATGTCTCCTCTTGCGGATGTTTTGGGATTGACAAGACAAACTGCGGTTTTAGCCTTTCAATTTGGAGATGGAATTACAAACTATATAGCGCCTACATCGGGTATTTTAATGGCAAACTTATTAGTTGCGAAAATTCCCTATGAGAAATGGGTTAAATTTATCTGGCCTTTGATAGCAATGTGGACCCTGCTGGGAGCTTTATTTGTAGTATATGCATCTTTGATAAATTATGGGCCGTTTTAAGATTCCTTAAATGTAAGTTGAATGGAAAAAGCACTCTGTACAAAGATAAATAATTTTTACTTTGCAGAGTGCTTTTATGCATTTCCTGAAAATATCCTTGAAATTGTTTTCCATTAAATATAATATGTATATAAGAAAAGATTCTATCAGAACATTATATTATAATGAAGCTTTTCTTGAAACTCATTTAAGGAAAGTTCCTTTTAATCAATATTTATGAGTGAGAGCTTTCCTATTCGTTATAAAAAACGATATATGCTTTATTTTGATAGGGAGTGATGTTGACTTGTTTGAGCTTGTGAACATACAGGAATACGTTCAAAAAATGGCTGTAATTATAGCAACCGTATTGGATATGGAGGTGCTCATAGGTGATACTCATTTAAAAATACTGGGAGACAGTCACCTTCAGCCGAAATCGAAAGATTATTTCGGAAAAAACTCAATATCAGCAAGAGCATTGAAGGAGAAGAAGGTTATAATAATTGAAGAACGAAAAACGGAGACTGCTACCTGTAAGAATTGCTCCAAAAAGGAAAATTGCGATATATGTTCTATGATAGTTTTGCCCATAATGAAAGGGGAAATATTAATAGGAAGCGTGGCAATATATGCAAGTACAGAAGAAGACAAAAAGAAATTGATTCACAAGAGAAAATTTTTTATAGATTTCATAACTAAAATGTCTGATCTTTTAATAAGTAAACTTGAAGAAAATCATGAAAATTTGGAGCTTAAAGTATTCTATAAAAGGTTGGCTCTCTTAATAGAATATATAGATTTTGCCCTAATCGGTCTTGACGAAAATCATAATATTATAAATTGTAATTCAAAATTTAGGAAGATGTTTGGTTTTGGCGACAGAGAAATAAAAAATCTTAATGAAATATTTGATTATATTGATGAGGATGATTTTTATTCTCTTGTAAACAGAACCGTATTTGAAGAAAAGCAGGTTATTTTTAGAATAAACGGAAAGCAAGTTAGCATTATAGTGACCTGTGATCCCATAATAGCTGACGGTATATACAAGGGTTCTCTTATATATTTTAAAAAGACGGAGGAGCTTTACAAGCAGATAAATAAGGTATCAAGTAATGTTTCGGATTTTAAATTTGATCAGATAATAGGAAGTAGTGATGTAATAAAAAAAATTAAAGAGGATGCACATACATTTGCCAAAAGTTCATCGACTATACTTATACAAGGTGAAAGTGGAACGGGCAAAGAACTGTTTGCAAGAGCTATACACAGCGAAAGTAATGTATCGAAAGGGCCTTTTATAGCCGTAAATTGTGCGGCAATCCCCGATAATTTACTTGAAAGTGAGCTTTTCGGGTATGAAGAGGGAGCCTTTACGGGTTCTGTAAAAGGCGGCAAAATAGGAAAATTTGAATTGGCAAACGGTGGGACACTTTTTCTTGATGAAGTAGGTGAAATGCCTATACATCTTCAATCTAAACTTTTAAGAGCTATACAGGAAAGAAAAATACAAAGGATTGGTTCTAATAGAGATGTGCCTGTAAAAATACGTATAATTGCTGCAACAAATAAAAATTTGAGTAAAATGGTTAAAACAGGTGAGTTCAGGGAGGATTTATATTATCGTCTTAATGTTATTCCTCTGTTTATTCCGGCACTGAGGGACAGAAGGGAGGACATTCCGGTATTCCTTGACTATTTTTTAAATACCTACAATAAGGCATTGAACAAAAATATTAAGGGCTTTGATAATAATGTCAAGGAGTTAATGTATAATTACAGTTGGCCCGGTAATATAAGAGAACTTCAAAATACCGTTGAATATGCAGTAAATATTGTTAAAGGAAACTTCATAAGTATAAAAGATCTTCCGCCAAGGGAATTCAGTTATGAGGAGGAACCAACGGAGACAGAATATGGCTTAATAAGACCTCTGAAGGAAGTGGAAGCTTTGTACATAGACCGTGCATTGAAAAAATACGGAGATACGTTGGAGGGAAAAGAAAATGCCGCTAAGGCTTTGGGAATAAGCAGAGCAACGTTGTACAGAAAAATTCAAGAAAAGAAAAAAGATTAAATAATATTATAATATAATAATAAAGGAAGTGGATAAATTGGAACATATAATCAAAACAAATAAATCCGACGAGATGATTAATATTACGGATATAGTAGAAAATGATATTAGGGAAAGTGGTATAGAAGAAGGTCTTGTTACCGTATTTGTTCCTCATACGACTGCCGGGGTAACAATAAATGAAAACGCGGATCCCGATGTGGTCCATGATATACTGGAAGGTTTAAGAAGGGCTTTTCCGGAAGACAGAGGATACCTTCATAGGGAAGGTAATTCTCACGCTCATATAAAAGCTTCTGTTATAGGTTCTTCATGTACTGTTATTATAGAAAAAGGAAGAATGAAATTAGGCATATGGCAAGGTATTTATTTTTGTGAATTCGACGGTCCAAGGACAAGAAAATTTTTTGTAAAAATGTATTAAAATTAAAGAGCAGATGGAGAGATAAGGATAATGGAAAATTTAAAATTAAGACTTGAAAGAGAAAATGACTGCAGAGAAGTTGAAATGTTAACGAGAGAAGCCTTTTGGAATGTCCATGTTCCCGGCTGCGATGAGCATTTTATTCTTCACAATATCAGGAATAGCGAAGATTTTATTCCTGAGCTTGATTTTGTGGCAGAAGTTGGAGGACGGATTTTGGGGCATATTGCTTATACTCATGGGGTCATAGAAAATGATAATGGAGAGAAATATAAGGTGATTTGTTTCGGACCTATAAGCGTACATCCGGATTTTCAGAAAAGGGGAATCGGTTCCGAATTGGTCAGGTATTCGTTAAATAAGGCAAAGGACATGGGATTTGAAGCCGTGTGTATTTATGGAGATCCCAGATACTACAGCAGGTTTGGATTTAGATGCGGCGAAAGATACAATATTAAAACTTCAGACGGAATGTATGCAGTAGCTTTGATGGCCTTGGAACTCAAGCCCGGAGCTTTACAGGGGATAAAGGGAAGATTTGTGGAAAGCAGTAGTTTTGAAGCAGAAAAAGAAGAGTTTGATATATTTGAAAGCACATTTCCCCATAAAGAAAAGAAAGAGACTTATTCTCAAACAGAATTCAAAATTTTATCAAGCTTAAGATATAAATAACGACACAAGGGGACACGAGGGGACGGTTCTTTTGTGCTGCTGCCGTGCAGCTATTATATTATAGGCAGAGTATTTAAAGTATTCTGTGAGAAAATAAATGAGTAAATGTAGAGGAGAAAATATATGGATATTGTTGAGAAATGTAAAAATGTATTAATGAAATATGAAAATATACTTTTTGCGTATATCTTTGGATCATATGCCAAAGGAAATATGAGAGCGGATAGTGACGTAGATATCGGAATATATTTGAAAGAAGAGATGAACATAGAAGAATATTTGAAAATAAGAATGGATTTAACTAAAATATGTAAAAGACAAGTTGATTTGGTAGTATTAAATGCTGCTACCCCTTTATTAAAATATGAAATTTATAAAAATAATATACTGTTGTTTACAAGAGATAGAACCATTGAAAGCAATTATAAAGTAAAAATATTATTTGAATACAATGATATAAAAAGATATTTAGAAATGTCCTATAAGAAAACTATTGAAAGACTAAAAAACGAGGTGGATTTTAATGGTTAATATAGAAGTAATTAAACAAAGGCTCAATCAATTGTCAGCTTCATTGAATAAAATTGAAAGATATAAAAATTTGCCACTAGAAAAATTTTTAAAAGATGATATTGCACAAGATGTTGTAGAATATAATCTATTTATAGCTATAAACATGATGGTTGATATTGCAACTCATATTGTAGTAGATAATAATATGGGTAATCCTGAAATTCTCGGAGATGCATTTGAAATTTTAAATAATAAAAAATATTTAGAGGATAAAGAAACTAAAATCTATAAAAATATGGTAGGTCTTAGAAATATATTATCTCATGAATACTTAAAAATAGATAAAGAAATAATATATGAAATTTTACAGTATAACTTAACGGATATAAAGAAATTTATTATTTTTGTAAATGATAATTTTATTTAATCAATTCTATAAAGAATTTAGTTCGTGGGTAGAGGAGAAAATATATGGACAGTAGTAATACAATTATAATTTATAGTTCAAAATATGGAGCCACCAAGAAATATGCATGTTGGTTGTCGGAGGAATTGAATTGTGACTTGCTTGAAACAAAAAAAGCCACAATAGATAAGGTTGAAAAGTATAATATTATTATTTTTGGCGGAGGTATTTATGCTTCAGGTATTTTAGGTATTTCCTTTCTTAAAAAGTATTACGAAAGGTTGAAAAACAAAAAGATTGTAGCATTTGCAGTAGGTGCATCTCCTTATGACGAAAAAGCTATAGAGGCTTTAAGAAAGCATAATTTTAAAGATGAACTTGCCGGAATACCTTGCTTTTATTGCAGGGGAGCATGGAATGAGGCAGGTATGTCATGGAAAGATCGCATGTTATGCGGAATGCTAAAAAAGGTTGTTGCAAAGAAAAACCCTGAGAATTATGAACCATGGGAAGCTGCTTTAATGCAGGCAATCGGTTCTAACCATGATTGGACGGATAAAGACAATTTGAAACCAATAATTGAATTGATACGGAAATATGAAGCGGAAAATTAGAATCACACGGAATCACTTCAAATCGTCCATTTGTAGAAAGTTTTTTACTTTAAAAATTCTACGGATTTTTTCAATATAAATTTTTTAAACAGCAGATGAGAAGTTAAATGCCCGGAAGGAAGCATATACCTTTTGGGTTTTCCCATTTTAGTCCATAAATCTTTGGAAGCATTTTTGGGAATAAAGGGGTCAAAGATGGCATTAATCATTAAAACCTTATTCGTATCTACTAATTTGGCAAACAAGGATGGATCGTATCTGAAACAGATGGGCAGTTTGTTTAAATCATCTATAGTATTGAATTTTTTTGCTTCTTCATCAAAAGTTTCATGTAGTTTGCGACATTTTTCTATACTACAGCTTCCCTTATCTTCATAACGTACTCTCAAAACCTTGGTTGCAACACTTCCCCAAGTGATATATAAAAAATTGCCTCCGGATACAATAAATACAGCCTTGTCTAATCTTTTATCCAAAGCCTTGGCTATTGTTCCTATCATACCTCCGAAACTAAATCCCATAATGTGTATTTTTTTGATGCCCATATTTTCCAAATAATCAACGCAGGATAGAATATCTACAACTGACTGATAAAATCTTTTTTCGATATCAGCTGCAGTACCGGATAGGAAGTTTATTTTTTTATCTTTCGGCATTCTTTCAAAATGATAAGGCAATACAGGCATTATGGTTGTATAACCGTATTTAGCTAAATTTTCGGGATAATATTTTAAGTATTCAAAATTTCTACTGCCTAAACCATGTATAAATACAATGCCTTCTTTTCCATTGCCTTCATATAAGAAAGCTTTTCCCCTATCAACATATTGGTCACCTGAAGGAAACGCACTATTAAAATATAATATATTTTGGTTCTCTCTTTTAAATACTACATTTTTCCTGGAAATATTATACATATCAAATACCCTTCTTCTTTAAAATAAAAAGTACATATATATTATACACCATTTTTCCCATAAGAAGGCAGTTTTTTAGATATTTGTCCCGAATTAACACTTATCGGCATTAGCTGATGTGGTTGTCTTTACGTAAGTATTTTATTTTTTGATAATTTATGGTATGATAATTAGAAAATATAGTATATATTGGCGTTATAATGTAATACAAAATGGAATTTGACAGTATTTCTGACAATTTATATTAAAAGTGGGGTGAGTTTGTGAAAACGGAAAATAAATTGGATAGGAATAATGTAGAAAATATCATGACTTTAACGGATTTGCAGCAGGGGTTATTGTTCCATTATATCAGCAATGAACACAGCCATATGTATCATGAACAGCTGAGTTTAAATATTAAAGGAGATTTAAAGCTAAATTTATTACAGAAATCATGGCAACATGTAATAGATAACAACGAAATGTTAAGGACGGTTTTCAGATGGAAGGGAATAGACAAGCCTGTTCAAATTGTTCTTAAAGAACATAAAGTACCTATTAACTACATTGACCTTACAGAAAAATCAGACAAATACAGTGAAATAGAAAATATTAAACTGAATGATTTAAATAGCAGAATAGATATAACAAGAGAAACTTTAAGAATTTATCTGTGTAAATTAGACGAATATATTCATGAGATGATTGTAAGCAGCCATCATATTATATACGACGGCTGGAGTAACGGAGTAATATTAAAAGAATTGACGGAAACATAGAATATTTAGGGAGAACAGACAATCAGGTAAAGATAAGGGGATTCAGAATAGAACTGGGAGAAATAGAAAACAGGCTGTTACAACATGAAGACATAAAAGAAGCGGCAGTCACAGCAAGAGAAGATGAAGGAGAAAAATATATATGTGCCTATGTGGTAAGCGATAAAGATATCGCTACATTGGATTTAAGGGGTTATCTAAAGAAGAGCTTACCGGAGTACATGATACCTTCATATTTTATGAAACTGGAAAAGATGCCTCTGACAGCCAACGGAAAACTTAACAGGAAGTCTCTTCCAAAGCCTGAAATAGAAATTAACCTAAATGAATATGAAGAGCCGAGGAATGAAACGGAAGAGAAATTAGTCAAGATATGGAAAGAAGTATTGGGAGCAGAAAAGGTAGGAATAAATGACAATTTCTTTGAACTGGGAGGGCATTCGTTGAAGGCGTCCATATTGTCAAACAGAATTTATAAAGAATTAAATATTGATATACCCATAGGTGAGATATATAATAGACCTACTGTAAAAGAAATATGTGAATTGATACAAAAAAATGAGGAGTTGTCACTTCGTTCTATGAATATAGACCTTAAAAACAAATTTTCTAAACCCTCGATGATTGTTAAATATGATACGGAATTGACGGAAGAGATTGTACTCCACACTGATGAAGATATTGAGAAAGTATTGGATTATATTAAAAATAATTCCAAAGAAAGCATCGATATAGATTATATTACAGATTATAGCTCCTTAGAGGAAGGTCCGATAATTCAAAAAATCAATACGGATAAGTTGAGCAAGAAACTTAAGTTAAAAAAAATTGAAGAAAACAAAATTGATAGGATATTGAAAGAATTAAAGGCAGATTCGGATGAATTAAGGGAAAATATATTTTTAAAGAAAAGAGTATATAAATACGATATGGGTTGTGTGGCTAATGAAAATGCGAAACTTTGGGATCGAAAAATTAAAAGGAGCAAGATAAGATTTATAATTCCCTTTAAAAATAAAAATTTTCAAGACAATAAAAATGCGATATTGTTAAAACTGATTAATGAACAGCCGGTACTCAGGTCATCTATATGTTTTGAAGAGGGATTATATAAATTTGCGGAATATGAAAAATTAGACAATATTAATTTTAATATCATAGATCTTTCAGAATATGATTATAAATCAAAAATAGAAGCTATGGAAAGAATTATGGATTTCATGGAAAAGGCCTTAAACGAAGAAGGAGGTTTAAATAACATATTATATTATTTTGCCATAATAAAGTTAAGTTTAAATCAATATTGTTTTTTGCTGAACATTGCCCATTTAATTTCCGATATTAATGCCAAACGAATAATAAGAATGTATTTGGAAGAAAGATGTGATAAGAACTATGAGATTTTGCCATTCAGCCATTATATAAACAATATCCTTTTATGTGACAAAGAAAAGAAGTTTGAGATATTCAACAAATCTTTAATCTTAAAGGAATATAAAGCAGCAGCAGACTTATTTTACAAAAAATATCCCTGCTATACAACAGGAAGTCCTATTAGATTTTCCGAACCGTTTGTGATAAAATACAATTCTGATTTCAAACCGATCCTTGAAACTGCAATATATATTGTATCAAAGATATTGTATATCCAGTTTGAAATTGATTCTATTCCTCTAGGAATATTGAGCAATAAACGGATATGGGAGAAATATAAATATTATAATACCATAGGAAATTTTGTTGACAAGATTCCCTGTACTTTTAATGGCGTTTCCCATAAAAATTCTAAATTTGATTATTATAAAAAATATCTGGAAACAGATGCCGAGCTTTCAAAGGACAATATTGTATTAAAGGAACTAAACGGGGATATAGAGTTCACAAAGTATATTTATATACTTTCACCTTTTTCGTTAAATTATCTCGGGGACTATACGCCTTTTGAGGACGAGCAGTATTTAAAGGGTATAAGGAGAACATTCATACAGTCATATCCCGTAAATTCCTATTCCGTAGGGGGTTCGGAATTAAGAATTATATTTATCAATGGTGTGGAAAAGGATCGGCTTCCGTCAATTGAAAAATTTATGGAAGAGTTAGGCGGAACATATGAATGGAGATATATTTAGGAGGGATCTTATGCTTCACAAATTTGACGGATTAAATAAAGATATTTCTACACAAATTAATATGCTTGAAAATATTATCATGTTGAATTCAAATTTGAAAAAAATCTTAATAAAATCAAAAGAATTAAATATTACAGATTATTATATAGGAGCCGGATGTATTGCTCAAACTGTTTGGAATTTTCTTTCCGATAATCCCATTGACTATGGAATAAGTGATATAGATTTTGTATATTTCGATTTAAATTTAGAAGAATCCACCGAAAATTTAATGGCTCAGCGAGTGAATACTCTTTTTTCGGACATTAAAATCCCTATTGATGTTAAAAATGAAGCAAGAGTTCATCTTTGGTATGAAAATCATTTTGGGTATAAAATTGAACCATACAATTCTCTTGAAGAATCAATAAATTCATGGCCTACAACAGCTACATCTATAGGGTTAAGAATTGAGGAGGACAGATTAAAGGTGTATGCGCCTTTTGGACTTAACGACTTGTTTGGGGGGATTGTCCGGGCCAATAAAGTACAGATAACCGAAGAGATTTATAACAATAAAGTGAACAAATGGCATAATAAATGGCCTAATTTGACTATTATTCCATGGTAATAATTATTTAGTTCAATATGGACTTAGAAAGAGGGAATATACATGGATTTGGAAAAAATGGATGAATTTTTTAATAAACGTGTGAATATGTATGATGACCATATGTTAAATGAGGTGGAAGGCTGCAGGGAGGGCTATAAAAGAATGGCGGAACAAATTCCCGACAGTACGAAAAAGTTGTTGGATTTAGGCTGTGGTACTGGGCTGGAATTAGATAAGATTTTCAGACGTTTACCTGATGTGGAGGTAACAGGAATTGATCTGTCAAAAGGTATGCTTGATAGATTGAGAGAAAAGTACAATAATAAAAAAGTCAAACTGATTCAATCAGATTATTTTGACTATAATTTTGGTATCGGAATATTTGATACGGCAATTTCTTTTCAGACTCTTCATCATTTTTCCCATGAGGAGAAGACAATTCTCTATACTAAAATTTACAAATCATTAAATTCGAGAGGTTTATATATAGAATGTGATTATATGGCAAATACGCAAGAAGAAGAGGATTTTTATTTCGCCGAAAACAAACGGTTACGGTCAGAAATGGGAATTAAGGGAGGGTTTTATCACTATGATACTCCTTGTACAATTGATAATCAGATAAAAATGTTAAATACAGCCGGTTTTAAAAGAGTAGAAAAATTGTGGCAACAGGCTGCAGCAGTACTTTTAGTAGCGCAAAAATAAAATAATTATATTGCCAGTTTTTAGATTAAACCATTATATCTATTTTGATTATAATGGTTTAATTTTTTGAAAAAATAAATTATATATTTTTTAATAACCTATTGACATTATAAAATAACTATATTATACTGTAATTGTTCATAAGAACACTATATGTTCAAATGAACAGGAAAGGAAAGGTGATTGATGAAAATGGATATGCAGCGGAGAATTTTAACGACTATATGTCAGATGTATTATGAACAAAATTTAACACAACAACAAATAGCAAATAAAACAGGCTTGACAAGAATGAAAATATCACGTTCTTTACAAAAAGCAAAGGATATGGGCATTGTCCGAATTATTATTGATTATAGCGGTTTATATTTAGAATTGGAATCTGAGATTAATAGTAAATATCAATTAAAGGAAACTATTATTGTTGACAGTTCAATGAATAATGATATGAAAAACCAAGTTGCCAGTACTGCTGCTTATTATTTAGAAAACAATTTGACTAAGAATTCAACAATTGCAATTGGATGGGGATCGACAATGAGCAGAGTATCTAATTTTATTCAAGATATGTCCAATATGAAATTGTTATTTTCACCTATTATAGGGGGACACGGCAAAAGTGAACTTGATATGCATGCGACAACAATATCTTCTAATCTGGCAAAAAAAACGGGATGTAATTCATTATCTTTATTAGCTCCTGCATTAGTTAAGAGTAAAAAGGAAAAGGAACTTTTAATGGATGATACACACATTAAGGAAGTTATTAATCAGACTAAACGTGCCGATTATGCTCTATTTAGCTTAGGTTCACCTTTAGTAAAGGATAGTAGTTTAAGCAAATCAGGATATCTTTCGGACGATGACTTAAAACAGTTGAAAGATGAAGGTGCTGTTTGTGATATTGTTTCTATAGCGTTTTTAAACAAGGATGGAAACATTTGCTGTAAGAATATAACAGATAGAAGTGTAGGTATTAGTGAAAGTGATTTAAAAAATATACCACTGAAAATTTGTATAGTGGAGGGCGAAGAAAAACATGATGCTGTAAAAGTTGCTTTGAAAGCCGGATATATTAATGTTTTGATTACGGACAAGGATACGGCCAAGTTTTTAGTTCAATAAGCTTTTGACAATGCTTTCTTTAAAAGAAAACGTTGTTAAAAAATATATACCCAACTGAAAGGAGGTGGACATAATGAAAACCTATAAGATTCTTGTTTCCTGCGGTAGCGGCATTGCAACAAGTACGGTTATTGCAAATAGGGTAAAGAAGCTGTGTGAAGACAATGAAATAGACGTATCAATAAAACAAGTCAAAATAGTAGAAGTTGAAAAATTAGCACCTGATTATGATTTGATAGTTTCGAGTACAAGAGTACCAAATACAGTGAAAACGCCTTCAATATTTGCAATAAGTTATTTAACCGGAGTAAATCAAGAAGCAACAGATAAAGAGGTTGTATCTAAATTAAAACATATTGTAGAAAAATAGGAGGAATAGAAATGGAATATATAAAGATGGCGGACAACTTATACTTTTCAAGAATAGCTCTCGGATTCTGGAGGCTTTTAGATTGGAATTTGACTGATGATGAGTTAATTCG is a genomic window of Acidilutibacter cellobiosedens containing:
- a CDS encoding PTS sugar transporter subunit IIB, whose amino-acid sequence is MKTYKILVSCGSGIATSTVIANRVKKLCEDNEIDVSIKQVKIVEVEKLAPDYDLIVSSTRVPNTVKTPSIFAISYLTGVNQEATDKEVVSKLKHIVEK